One Novipirellula aureliae DNA window includes the following coding sequences:
- a CDS encoding glycoside hydrolase family 95 protein has product MVKNMVLLGTLGIAFLAQGAEPAYRRGMTMTKPSERWQDALPAGNGQVGALVYGSVDAERILFNHNELWVGGRNDDLPDMSGELDVVRKLMLAGKYSEANGYYSSTIRKQGFKGSNARCHPAFDMLVTTDTETKAEDYARTVDFETGEIEVAWSAGDSRFSRKLFVSIPDDVSVMSITADKSGNVNGRVTLDIHDLKDSLDRRGRPTKPGFTYKTIVDGDFVEFRADGSDGGEFGGVLRVLNTNGKVDASDGGIQFSGADEVVLMIGFFANEPSNTAVPRLKKQLGALSGSYQELFSRHAKMHRAKFNAMELTLTSNLDTSNEQLLLDVRENPASRELVQKLFDYGRYLLVSGSRGGSIPMGLQGIWNGDYYPAWNGLYGINENLQMAYWQALPGNIEDSMMAFYDYFDAHLDEFRYNAKQLWGCRGIYIPPFMSPDSGVLHHTSPHVIHWTDAAGWLASFYYDYYLFTGDEEFLRTRAVPFMKEVALFYEDYIVKGEDGKNMLFPSQSPENVASNMMRDRVKVQMNSTIAFAISKEVFTNLIEACELLDIEQDGVKRWKQMLADMPEYQVNEDGAICEWMHPDFKDNYEHRHQSHVYPVFPGTEVTEESNPEIYEACRVAIEKRLVIGLQSQTGWSMAHMANVYARLGDGKRAMDALNILASNFVGENLFTYHDGLRDVGVKTRAVAPFQIDSNCGIPAAVIEMLCGSTANMLRILPALPTEWSTGEFDGMLTRTGARVSMRWDMETKSIELTLTAMRDNEFDLKFPGEVSQLTASSPEAVSDSTYGNRYRSVNLKKGDELKLSVELGDVSFVNHP; this is encoded by the coding sequence TGACGATGACGAAACCCTCTGAGCGGTGGCAGGATGCGTTGCCGGCCGGTAACGGGCAGGTGGGTGCACTCGTCTATGGCTCCGTGGATGCGGAACGCATATTGTTCAATCACAACGAGCTTTGGGTCGGCGGGCGGAACGATGACCTTCCGGATATGTCAGGCGAGTTGGATGTGGTGCGGAAGCTGATGCTAGCGGGAAAATATTCCGAAGCCAACGGATATTATTCGTCAACCATAAGAAAACAGGGGTTCAAGGGATCCAACGCACGCTGCCATCCGGCCTTTGATATGCTCGTTACGACGGACACGGAGACGAAGGCCGAGGACTATGCTCGTACGGTTGATTTTGAGACCGGTGAGATCGAGGTGGCATGGAGCGCTGGCGATTCTCGCTTTTCCAGAAAGCTGTTTGTCTCGATTCCGGATGATGTTTCCGTGATGTCGATCACGGCTGATAAGTCGGGGAACGTAAACGGTCGTGTTACCTTGGATATTCACGACTTGAAAGACTCCTTGGACCGGAGAGGTAGACCTACGAAACCGGGATTTACGTATAAGACCATCGTGGATGGCGACTTTGTTGAATTTCGCGCGGATGGTTCCGACGGTGGGGAGTTTGGTGGTGTGTTGCGCGTACTCAACACAAACGGAAAGGTGGACGCAAGCGATGGGGGCATTCAATTTTCCGGAGCGGATGAGGTGGTTCTGATGATTGGATTCTTTGCGAATGAACCAAGCAATACCGCTGTACCGCGTTTGAAAAAACAGCTGGGTGCGTTATCCGGTTCCTATCAGGAACTGTTTAGCCGTCACGCGAAGATGCACCGTGCGAAATTCAATGCTATGGAGCTCACGCTGACCAGCAATCTGGATACCTCGAATGAACAATTGCTTCTGGATGTTCGTGAGAATCCAGCGTCCAGGGAATTGGTTCAGAAGCTGTTTGACTATGGGCGTTATCTTTTGGTTTCCGGTAGCCGCGGCGGCAGTATCCCGATGGGGCTGCAGGGCATTTGGAACGGGGATTACTATCCGGCGTGGAATGGGTTGTACGGTATCAATGAAAACCTACAGATGGCCTATTGGCAGGCGTTGCCCGGCAATATCGAAGATTCCATGATGGCGTTTTACGACTACTTTGATGCCCACCTGGATGAATTTCGGTACAACGCAAAACAGCTATGGGGGTGCCGAGGAATTTATATTCCGCCGTTTATGTCTCCCGACTCGGGCGTGTTGCATCATACGTCACCGCATGTGATTCATTGGACGGACGCCGCTGGGTGGCTGGCCTCCTTTTACTATGACTATTATCTCTTTACCGGCGATGAGGAATTCCTGAGAACCCGCGCGGTTCCCTTCATGAAAGAGGTTGCCCTGTTTTATGAGGATTACATCGTGAAAGGTGAGGACGGGAAAAACATGCTCTTCCCGTCGCAGTCTCCGGAAAACGTAGCCAGCAACATGATGAGGGATCGAGTCAAGGTACAGATGAACTCGACGATCGCGTTCGCGATTTCCAAGGAGGTCTTTACCAATCTCATCGAGGCCTGCGAGCTGCTCGATATCGAGCAGGATGGTGTGAAACGCTGGAAACAGATGCTTGCCGACATGCCGGAGTATCAGGTGAACGAAGACGGCGCGATCTGCGAGTGGATGCATCCCGATTTCAAAGATAATTACGAGCACCGCCATCAATCACATGTTTATCCGGTATTCCCTGGCACAGAGGTGACCGAAGAATCAAATCCTGAAATCTATGAAGCCTGCCGAGTGGCGATTGAGAAACGTTTGGTGATCGGACTGCAGTCTCAGACTGGTTGGTCGATGGCTCACATGGCGAATGTTTACGCCCGCCTCGGGGACGGGAAGCGTGCAATGGATGCACTGAATATTTTAGCGAGCAACTTTGTTGGCGAAAACCTGTTTACCTATCATGACGGCTTGCGAGACGTGGGTGTAAAAACAAGAGCCGTTGCCCCGTTCCAGATCGATTCCAATTGTGGTATTCCGGCGGCGGTGATTGAGATGCTGTGTGGGTCCACTGCCAACATGCTGCGCATCCTTCCGGCGCTGCCGACCGAGTGGTCGACGGGTGAGTTCGATGGCATGCTGACGCGCACCGGTGCCCGCGTATCGATGCGCTGGGATATGGAAACGAAGTCGATTGAACTAACATTGACCGCCATGCGCGATAACGAGTTCGACCTCAAGTTCCCGGGTGAAGTCTCTCAGCTGACCGCCAGTAGCCCCGAAGCGGTAAGCGATTCAACCTACGGCAACCGCTACCGTTCTGTGAATTTGAAAAAGGGCGATGAACTGAAATTGAGCGTTGAACTGGGAGACGTTTCCTTTGTCAACCATCCATAA
- a CDS encoding putative glycoside hydrolase translates to MRTLRTTVNFIVLLLTVNATTPIQAQPGYAGEWKKTRLYGHTSASSGFTQKQYEFIRDHHEIFCFEKTHLNRRYGNPSHEKSSMDEAAHLKSLNPRCKPITIYSIRRAYPAWNESTKEALAVHPEWATKIGNGKYDWDLNNSARNDWYVETMNTLVDSSELEGVFIDGLEGVYSRNGEQAKSIMERMHGLSLMNGFNPKGETSFKTGPDFLEHCAGVFVDSWFRRELDTKDAAQMMIDTCMTVPNDKVMILFSANDNDGIWGTDHTFSHAAYLIVAHENTYYRWAGNGLWGADVLMEYHEDFDKEMGKPLGKAVKDGYVYTRKFEHCFVTLDLEKVTSSIAWGQNNDDVSPKGKASQSSTDFPQ, encoded by the coding sequence ATGAGAACTTTAAGAACAACCGTTAACTTCATTGTGCTCTTATTGACCGTCAATGCAACGACGCCCATTCAGGCACAACCCGGCTATGCTGGCGAGTGGAAAAAAACTCGTCTTTACGGTCATACGTCTGCTTCTAGTGGATTTACTCAGAAACAATATGAGTTTATCAGGGATCACCACGAGATTTTCTGTTTTGAGAAAACACATTTGAACCGTAGGTATGGCAATCCCTCACATGAGAAATCCAGTATGGATGAGGCGGCTCATTTAAAGTCGCTCAACCCAAGGTGTAAACCTATCACAATCTATAGTATCCGGAGAGCTTATCCAGCATGGAATGAATCAACAAAAGAGGCACTCGCAGTCCACCCGGAGTGGGCAACTAAAATAGGTAACGGTAAATACGATTGGGATCTCAACAATTCTGCACGCAATGACTGGTATGTTGAAACGATGAATACCCTTGTGGACAGTAGTGAACTTGAGGGGGTTTTTATCGATGGCCTTGAGGGGGTTTACAGCAGGAATGGGGAGCAGGCAAAAAGCATTATGGAGCGGATGCATGGATTGTCACTGATGAATGGATTTAATCCCAAGGGAGAGACAAGTTTCAAGACTGGCCCGGACTTTCTTGAGCATTGTGCTGGTGTATTTGTAGATAGCTGGTTCAGAAGAGAACTGGATACGAAGGACGCAGCGCAAATGATGATCGACACTTGTATGACCGTACCAAACGATAAGGTTATGATTCTTTTTTCGGCTAATGACAACGACGGCATCTGGGGTACCGACCATACTTTTAGTCATGCGGCCTATCTAATTGTAGCTCATGAAAACACCTATTATCGTTGGGCTGGAAATGGATTATGGGGCGCAGATGTATTAATGGAGTACCATGAAGACTTTGATAAAGAAATGGGAAAACCCTTAGGCAAAGCTGTCAAGGATGGATATGTCTATACCCGGAAGTTTGAACATTGTTTCGTTACCTTGGACCTTGAAAAGGTTACATCATCCATAGCGTGGGGGCAAAATAATGATGACGTGTCACCCAAAGGCAAAGCATCTCAATCGTCTACCGATTTTCCCCAGTGA